The following proteins are co-located in the Planococcus plakortidis genome:
- a CDS encoding cation diffusion facilitator family transporter, with product MATAHKDEKNIKLAFFINLLFSIGEFIGGFLINSVAIMSDAVHDLGDATALGLSWFLQKFSKKEGDQKFSFGYKRFSLLGALINALILIAGSVYIFFQAIPLLFNPEHSNAQGMVWFAIAGVLLNGFAAYRLHKGKSVNEGVLTWHLLEDVLGWVAVLIVGIVLLFKDIHILDPILSIAIALFILFNVFRNLSKTMKILLEGVPQEIDLDEVHSRIEKIPGVLSVKDLHIWSIDGEEHAMNVCLSVTGENLADSTAIKEKVRSTISDLQIIHSTIEMDWKTQ from the coding sequence ATGGCAACAGCTCATAAGGATGAGAAAAATATCAAGTTGGCTTTTTTCATCAACTTGCTTTTTTCTATAGGTGAATTCATTGGGGGCTTCTTAATTAATAGCGTGGCTATTATGTCTGACGCTGTACATGACTTGGGGGATGCAACAGCATTGGGGCTTTCTTGGTTTCTGCAAAAATTCTCGAAGAAGGAAGGCGACCAAAAGTTCAGTTTCGGTTACAAGCGTTTTTCGCTGCTGGGAGCTTTGATTAATGCACTCATTTTAATTGCGGGTTCTGTTTATATTTTCTTTCAAGCCATACCTCTTCTATTCAACCCCGAGCACTCCAATGCCCAAGGAATGGTTTGGTTTGCAATTGCCGGTGTGTTGTTAAATGGATTTGCGGCATACAGGCTACATAAAGGCAAGTCAGTAAATGAAGGCGTGCTTACTTGGCATCTGTTAGAAGACGTCCTAGGTTGGGTTGCCGTACTAATAGTAGGTATCGTTTTGTTGTTCAAAGACATCCATATACTTGATCCCATTTTATCGATTGCCATTGCTTTATTTATACTGTTCAATGTCTTTCGGAATTTATCGAAAACCATGAAAATCTTGCTTGAAGGTGTACCTCAGGAGATCGATTTGGATGAAGTCCATTCAAGAATTGAGAAAATTCCTGGGGTGCTTTCAGTAAAGGATCTGCATATATGGTCAATTGATGGGGAGGAGCATGCGATGAATGTGTGCCTGTCGGTCACAGGCGAAAACTTGGCAGATTCAACTGCAATTAAGGAAAAGGTCCGGAGTACAATTTCGGATCTTCAAATCATTCACTCCACAATTGAAATGGACTGGAAGACTCAGTGA
- a CDS encoding VanZ family protein gives MRFPLFLIILWASVILAVMSTSDAYAFLVDQVVEYQINLQPNFLELLKFSDVAFNDAFYLAQKTGHLLSFGILYILMFIWLKQTFYSWFLCTSFAFFSEVFQLFFDRNGRLFDVGIDLIGIFLAHHLIIRVLNFKNEFSKNG, from the coding sequence ATGCGATTCCCTCTCTTTTTAATAATTCTATGGGCATCAGTGATTTTAGCGGTGATGTCCACAAGCGATGCATATGCTTTTTTAGTTGATCAAGTTGTAGAATATCAGATAAACTTGCAGCCTAATTTTCTTGAATTACTGAAATTTAGTGACGTTGCTTTCAATGATGCTTTTTACTTAGCACAAAAAACTGGCCATTTGTTATCCTTTGGGATTCTATATATTTTAATGTTCATTTGGCTAAAGCAAACTTTCTATTCCTGGTTTTTATGCACATCGTTTGCCTTTTTCTCAGAAGTTTTTCAGTTGTTTTTCGATAGAAACGGTAGGCTCTTTGATGTGGGCATCGATTTAATTGGTATTTTTCTAGCCCATCACCTGATTATCAGAGTTCTCAACTTTAAAAATGAATTCAGCAAAAATGGCTAG
- a CDS encoding class I SAM-dependent methyltransferase produces the protein MNNAWNKIMYRIWSPIYDQIFNTGPFLEARKKVFQDVKFEKHSNLLFVGVGTGADLELFNPQHFTITAIDLSLDMLEKARKKYPDSAISFLEMDAQKLDFDDDQFDFVIASLILSVVPDPNSCLREMTRVLKNGGELIIFDKFSSIETSSSVRRRLARPFVKILGTDIALNFEALFEENKYYLKLIDKSPVMFNGFYTKIRLRKD, from the coding sequence GTGAACAATGCTTGGAATAAAATAATGTATAGGATTTGGTCGCCTATCTATGATCAGATCTTCAATACTGGGCCTTTCTTAGAAGCCAGGAAGAAAGTTTTCCAAGATGTGAAGTTTGAAAAGCACTCAAATCTATTATTTGTAGGAGTGGGGACAGGAGCCGACTTGGAGTTATTCAATCCTCAACACTTTACTATTACCGCGATTGACTTATCTCTCGACATGTTAGAAAAGGCGCGCAAAAAATATCCTGATTCTGCTATTAGTTTTTTAGAAATGGATGCTCAAAAACTGGATTTTGATGACGATCAGTTTGATTTTGTCATTGCCAGCTTGATACTTTCTGTTGTACCTGATCCGAATAGTTGTTTGCGAGAAATGACACGCGTACTTAAAAATGGTGGGGAACTCATTATTTTCGATAAATTTTCTTCAATTGAAACAAGCTCTTCAGTTCGACGAAGACTAGCCAGGCCTTTCGTCAAAATACTTGGGACCGATATCGCCTTGAATTTTGAAGCCTTGTTCGAAGAAAACAAATATTATCTAAAGCTCATAGACAAAAGCCCTGTTATGTTTAACGGTTTTTATACTAAAATCCGCCTCAGAAAAGATTAA
- a CDS encoding copper resistance CopC family protein, with translation MKKIWIMAVLILLMCSTTVSAHTALEKSVPSDGATVTEELNEIVLEFNTALEKGSNFTVENQEGEEVPFNVQLLEQSMSGNPKGSMPDGDYTVKWKIIGADGHPIEGILSFTAKTGEVKKTEDTEEQITGSLSEVPTKETQTFETDQQTSETTTSSPPYAVIIIFIILAIIAAGTFMWALERRKS, from the coding sequence ATGAAAAAAATATGGATAATGGCAGTATTGATACTGCTTATGTGTTCGACTACTGTTTCTGCTCATACTGCACTCGAAAAAAGTGTGCCGAGTGATGGAGCTACAGTGACTGAAGAACTTAATGAAATTGTTCTTGAATTCAATACCGCCTTGGAGAAAGGCAGCAACTTTACCGTGGAAAACCAAGAGGGCGAGGAAGTTCCTTTCAATGTTCAGCTCTTGGAACAATCAATGAGTGGGAATCCTAAGGGCAGCATGCCTGATGGGGACTATACTGTGAAATGGAAAATAATCGGCGCGGATGGGCATCCAATTGAAGGTATTTTAAGCTTTACCGCAAAAACAGGAGAGGTGAAGAAAACAGAGGATACAGAAGAGCAAATTACAGGTTCCCTTTCAGAGGTACCAACTAAAGAAACACAAACCTTTGAAACGGATCAGCAAACTAGCGAAACGACAACATCCAGTCCTCCGTATGCCGTAATAATCATTTTTATTATTTTGGCGATAATCGCAGCTGGTACATTCATGTGGGCGCTGGAGAGGCGAAAAAGTTAA
- a CDS encoding ZIP family metal transporter, producing the protein MIELFKDLDPVVQAFIGTLFTWGMTALGAALVFTTKGVNQRFLDSMLGFAGGVMIAASYWSLLAPAIDMGEGGSFPAWMPAAIGFLLGGIFLWSIDKVLPHLHPNASLEKAEGFHSAKRKKSSLLVFAITLHNIPEGLAIGVAFGAVAAGFPSASLTGAIALAIGIGIQNFPEGLAVSMPLRRDGFSRRKSFLYGQFSGMVEPVAAIIGALAVVFIEPLLPYALSLAAGAMIFVVVEEVIPSSQEKGNSDLASMSLMVGFTIMMILDVALG; encoded by the coding sequence ATGATAGAGTTATTTAAAGATCTAGATCCGGTTGTTCAAGCATTTATTGGCACGTTATTTACATGGGGCATGACGGCACTAGGGGCGGCGTTAGTATTTACTACAAAAGGCGTCAATCAACGTTTCCTGGATAGCATGCTCGGGTTTGCTGGAGGGGTAATGATTGCGGCAAGTTATTGGTCGCTTCTTGCTCCTGCCATTGATATGGGGGAAGGTGGTTCCTTTCCAGCTTGGATGCCTGCAGCCATCGGATTTTTACTGGGTGGCATATTTTTATGGTCAATAGATAAAGTCCTCCCTCACCTTCATCCAAATGCATCCTTAGAAAAAGCTGAGGGATTCCACTCAGCTAAAAGAAAGAAGAGTTCTTTGCTTGTATTTGCCATTACACTCCACAATATTCCGGAAGGGCTAGCAATCGGCGTTGCGTTCGGAGCTGTGGCTGCAGGATTTCCGTCGGCCTCTCTAACAGGTGCAATTGCTTTGGCAATCGGCATCGGTATCCAGAACTTCCCAGAAGGCCTAGCTGTCTCCATGCCTCTTCGACGCGATGGATTTTCGCGGCGAAAAAGCTTTCTTTACGGTCAATTCTCTGGAATGGTTGAACCAGTCGCCGCCATCATCGGTGCGCTGGCAGTGGTGTTTATCGAACCTTTACTGCCTTATGCATTGAGCTTAGCAGCAGGTGCAATGATTTTTGTAGTCGTCGAAGAAGTAATTCCAAGCTCCCAAGAAAAAGGAAACTCTGATTTGGCTTCGATGAGTTTAATGGTTGGGTTTACAATTATGATGATCCTTGATGTCGCCCTCGGCTAA
- a CDS encoding copper resistance D family protein, with protein sequence MIWLYIAEMLLYLCFSLLIGSLLIHLVPANKKPDLVINKRVLQISILGIAFLSTAPVIRLVVFLYEDIGLLLTVQNVVGEFEVGQAWSVTVLTSLFFYFFVSVTPVFKSKVLIVVSLVFTFLLLLALGWGSHAASLTDGSGFIFHTLHFTAATVWIGILLIVSWFSVSSKNWLPFIKWFTPLAIICLIIISASGLYIMTLALNLKDYTDAWQMPYGQAILVKHLLILPVLLFAFINGIFIRAKLSRGKKVNPLPWARAESVVLLLVLSATAVLGQQEPPHSIESFIRMNGASNLFAYFHTGSMDTAMHLQFEWSILGVLFLFLGTAFGSLVIYSFKQKIPVYLTLVMGLFCVLSFYVGLMLSVG encoded by the coding sequence ATGATCTGGCTATACATAGCTGAAATGCTTCTATATCTCTGTTTTTCGCTTTTAATTGGCTCGTTGCTTATTCACTTAGTTCCAGCCAATAAAAAGCCGGATCTGGTAATAAATAAACGCGTCCTACAAATTTCCATCTTGGGCATTGCTTTTTTATCGACAGCTCCCGTCATTCGGCTTGTAGTATTTCTATACGAAGATATCGGTCTTTTATTGACCGTTCAAAATGTAGTCGGGGAATTCGAGGTAGGGCAAGCGTGGTCAGTAACGGTTTTAACTTCTCTTTTTTTCTATTTTTTCGTATCAGTTACTCCCGTTTTTAAGAGCAAAGTATTGATCGTTGTCTCCCTCGTTTTTACTTTTCTGCTCCTTCTCGCGTTGGGATGGGGAAGCCATGCAGCTTCATTAACAGATGGAAGTGGATTTATTTTTCATACTTTACACTTTACAGCTGCAACGGTTTGGATAGGTATTTTACTTATTGTTAGCTGGTTTTCAGTGTCTTCTAAAAACTGGCTCCCATTTATAAAATGGTTCACTCCACTTGCTATCATATGTTTAATTATCATTTCGGCTTCAGGATTATATATCATGACTTTGGCGTTGAATTTAAAAGACTATACGGATGCGTGGCAAATGCCATATGGCCAAGCAATTTTAGTGAAACATTTATTAATTCTTCCAGTATTACTCTTTGCTTTCATCAATGGCATATTCATTAGAGCGAAATTAAGCAGAGGGAAAAAGGTAAATCCATTGCCTTGGGCCAGAGCAGAAAGCGTTGTATTGTTACTTGTATTGTCGGCAACTGCAGTATTAGGGCAACAAGAACCTCCCCATTCAATCGAATCGTTTATAAGAATGAATGGAGCTTCCAATCTTTTTGCTTATTTTCATACTGGTTCGATGGATACTGCGATGCATCTGCAATTTGAGTGGAGCATTCTTGGCGTTTTATTTTTGTTTCTCGGCACAGCCTTTGGCAGTCTTGTCATTTATAGTTTCAAGCAAAAAATCCCTGTATATTTGACATTGGTGATGGGATTGTTTTGTGTGTTGAGTTTTTATGTAGGCTTAATGCTCAGCGTTGGATAA
- a CDS encoding alpha-amylase family glycosyl hydrolase, whose protein sequence is MKKRWVSILLVGFLLFNLARPIEASENNELQDEIIYDLLVDRFFNKGIQNDINVNSLDPNSFSGGDFAGLSSEMQYIKDMGFTMISVGPIFSATSYDGTAVVDYDELESRFGTQEEWKEVINKAHELDLKVMIDLPTQELSEQHVWRESHPEWFVENKNGTVALETANRQVQDQLIEQFEGFIEKYAIDGIRIKKADSLDPAFITRFSESLKSIRDLYVISDDVTPPQDGLDAVVMPGIETALRDSYKSFNPNETELSGSWEEAEGKLIQVDSLLTSRFTADTVQEGGFPPTRWKLLTFQLLTMPGIPVIQYGSEIAVNGRTTPDTHPILDLGVDEELIDHIANLTSLRNQSAALRTGSMEVLHEEDGWFVYKRSNEEEAWIIAINNSSSTQSLTLPASVVGDDKELRGLFENNIARQDEEGNYRITLDRELGEAFNIIEQKGFNKAYIAALVVLYISFLTFLFLAWRRGRKKKKAATAKK, encoded by the coding sequence GTGAAAAAGAGATGGGTTTCAATCCTGTTGGTGGGATTTTTACTATTCAATTTAGCAAGGCCGATAGAAGCTTCAGAGAATAATGAGTTGCAAGATGAAATTATTTATGACCTATTGGTGGATCGATTCTTTAATAAGGGAATTCAAAATGATATCAATGTGAATTCCCTAGACCCTAATTCATTTAGCGGGGGAGATTTTGCAGGACTAAGCAGCGAAATGCAGTACATCAAAGATATGGGGTTTACCATGATTTCCGTTGGGCCTATCTTCTCTGCGACTTCCTATGATGGGACAGCCGTAGTGGATTACGATGAGTTAGAGTCACGTTTTGGTACTCAGGAGGAATGGAAAGAAGTTATAAACAAAGCCCACGAACTGGATTTAAAGGTAATGATTGATCTGCCGACTCAGGAATTGAGTGAACAACATGTGTGGCGGGAAAGTCATCCTGAATGGTTTGTTGAAAATAAAAATGGAACCGTCGCTCTGGAGACCGCTAATCGTCAAGTACAAGATCAATTAATTGAACAATTTGAAGGCTTCATCGAAAAATATGCGATTGACGGTATTCGAATAAAAAAGGCAGATAGCTTGGATCCAGCCTTTATAACTCGATTTTCTGAAAGCCTAAAAAGCATTCGGGATCTCTATGTAATAAGCGATGATGTAACACCGCCTCAAGACGGCCTTGATGCTGTGGTCATGCCAGGAATTGAGACTGCTTTAAGAGATAGCTATAAGAGTTTTAACCCTAATGAAACAGAGCTTTCCGGTTCTTGGGAAGAAGCAGAGGGCAAGCTGATTCAAGTTGATTCTCTCCTCACTTCCCGGTTCACTGCGGACACCGTCCAAGAAGGCGGCTTCCCGCCAACACGATGGAAGTTGCTTACCTTTCAATTATTAACTATGCCAGGGATTCCTGTCATACAATATGGTTCTGAAATTGCTGTTAACGGGCGAACGACTCCTGATACCCATCCGATCTTGGATTTAGGAGTAGACGAGGAATTAATCGACCATATAGCCAACTTGACTTCTCTGCGTAATCAATCGGCAGCCTTGCGGACGGGTAGTATGGAAGTATTACACGAGGAAGACGGCTGGTTTGTATATAAGCGGTCAAACGAAGAAGAAGCCTGGATTATCGCCATTAACAATTCTTCCTCTACACAAAGTTTGACTTTGCCAGCCAGTGTAGTTGGCGACGATAAGGAATTGCGTGGATTATTCGAAAACAATATTGCGCGTCAGGATGAAGAGGGAAATTACCGGATCACTTTAGATAGAGAATTAGGAGAAGCTTTCAATATCATCGAACAAAAAGGCTTCAATAAAGCCTATATCGCGGCGTTAGTAGTCTTATATATCTCCTTCTTAACGTTCTTGTTTTTAGCTTGGCGTCGAGGAAGAAAGAAAAAGAAGGCTGCCACTGCTAAAAAATAA
- a CDS encoding disulfide oxidoreductase: protein MAKEQGQSGKTGILLYSAWFVSLVAMLGSLYFSEVQGFIPCELCWYQRIAMYPLVLILGIATFTNDTKAPRYVLPLSLLGGSISVLHYLEQKIPGFGGFKPCVNGVPCSSEYINWAGFITIPFLALIAFVLITVTMLLLAFRESRS, encoded by the coding sequence ATGGCGAAAGAACAAGGACAGTCTGGAAAAACGGGGATTCTACTCTATAGTGCGTGGTTTGTTTCCCTAGTAGCGATGCTGGGAAGCCTATACTTCAGTGAAGTGCAAGGTTTTATTCCGTGCGAACTTTGCTGGTATCAACGGATTGCCATGTATCCCTTAGTGCTGATTTTGGGCATTGCAACCTTTACAAACGACACTAAAGCGCCTCGTTACGTTTTGCCACTCTCCCTTTTGGGTGGGAGTATTTCCGTTCTGCACTACTTGGAACAAAAAATTCCTGGGTTTGGTGGATTCAAGCCCTGTGTCAATGGGGTTCCATGCAGCTCAGAATATATCAATTGGGCAGGTTTCATCACGATTCCATTCTTGGCATTGATTGCCTTTGTTTTAATCACGGTAACTATGCTATTACTGGCATTTAGAGAATCTCGTTCTTAA
- a CDS encoding murein hydrolase activator EnvC family protein encodes MRKQWLLTGLSSILAFSILMPTVNADKLSELEQEKQEIEQKQNDLNKGINNKANEISKNQSALEKIMEEIQSLDKQIQETTSKVAVVEGEIEQTTAEIKDLQDSIAKLKKKIDERTELLKERARAIQMSGGSVDYIDVLLGAEDFVDFIDRFSAVNTLIEADREIMRTQEEDKELLANQKAQVETKLAKQEERRAELEKLRNELNGQKAEQDGLAKDLKAEQQRLAAEKSDLEQQRSEALDVSADLENQITKEQERLAEVARKAEEERKRKLAQERKAAAEQAAKKKAQAQKVQAQKAQEQKAEKSAESVESSSKSTESAVLASEPEAQATPAVSSGSPFIRPTTGRVTSNFGWRDIGDGPEFTSGMDIANGVGTAITAAADGYVSHAGVMGGLGNAVVITHSVNGQTFTTVYGHMSALNVSEGQKVTQGQRIGGMGSTGRSTGSHLHFEIHIGIWNGSSSNAVDPRNYIGS; translated from the coding sequence ATGAGAAAGCAGTGGTTATTAACCGGTTTATCTTCTATTTTGGCATTCTCCATTTTAATGCCTACAGTAAATGCGGATAAATTGAGTGAACTCGAACAAGAGAAACAGGAAATAGAGCAAAAACAGAATGATTTAAACAAAGGAATTAATAATAAAGCAAACGAAATTTCCAAGAATCAATCAGCTCTGGAAAAAATCATGGAAGAAATTCAAAGCTTGGATAAACAAATTCAAGAAACGACATCAAAAGTTGCAGTTGTCGAAGGCGAAATTGAACAAACGACAGCGGAAATAAAGGATTTACAAGATTCAATCGCTAAGTTAAAGAAAAAAATTGATGAGCGAACAGAATTACTGAAAGAACGGGCACGAGCTATCCAAATGAGTGGCGGATCCGTTGATTATATAGATGTTTTGCTTGGGGCTGAGGATTTTGTTGATTTTATTGATCGATTTTCGGCTGTTAATACGTTAATTGAAGCCGACCGTGAAATCATGCGTACCCAAGAAGAAGATAAAGAATTATTGGCAAATCAAAAGGCCCAGGTGGAAACCAAGCTTGCTAAACAAGAAGAGCGTAGAGCAGAGCTTGAAAAACTTAGAAATGAGCTCAATGGACAAAAAGCTGAACAAGATGGTCTCGCAAAAGATTTGAAGGCAGAACAGCAGCGATTGGCAGCAGAAAAATCCGATTTAGAGCAACAACGTTCTGAAGCACTTGATGTATCAGCAGATTTAGAAAATCAAATTACCAAAGAGCAAGAACGTCTAGCCGAAGTAGCTAGAAAAGCTGAAGAAGAACGAAAACGTAAGTTAGCTCAGGAACGTAAAGCAGCAGCAGAGCAGGCAGCAAAGAAAAAAGCACAAGCACAAAAAGTACAAGCACAAAAAGCGCAAGAACAAAAAGCCGAAAAATCTGCGGAGTCTGTTGAAAGTTCGTCAAAATCTACAGAATCGGCTGTATTAGCAAGCGAGCCAGAAGCTCAGGCTACCCCAGCTGTATCGTCAGGATCTCCCTTCATTCGGCCGACTACTGGACGAGTGACATCTAACTTTGGATGGCGTGATATTGGTGATGGACCTGAGTTTACTTCAGGCATGGATATTGCAAATGGTGTCGGTACAGCAATAACAGCTGCTGCAGATGGATATGTTTCTCATGCAGGTGTTATGGGGGGATTAGGAAATGCGGTAGTTATCACCCATTCCGTCAACGGACAAACGTTCACTACTGTATATGGCCATATGAGCGCGCTTAACGTATCTGAAGGACAAAAAGTGACTCAGGGACAACGAATCGGCGGAATGGGAAGTACTGGCCGTTCTACAGGGTCACATCTTCATTTTGAAATTCACATTGGTATCTGGAATGGTTCAAGTTCAAATGCAGTAGATCCAAGAAACTACATCGGTTCTTGA
- a CDS encoding DsbA family protein, with the protein MGNKSKQSKMKWIVLATAVLAVIVSVIVVFLNQEEAPAVETAQVDVSGQPTLGEGNAPVTVVEYGDFKCPSCKAWGEMVYPQLVEDYVETGKVKFSYINVFFHGNESVLGSLAAESVYEQSPEIYWEFHKALYDAQPVEDHDAAWITPEKLMEVASAFPEIDQVRLKEDIEQVSQQEQLQKDEALVEEAGVSQTPTISVNGQQLEDPFDYDAIKALIDQELEGAE; encoded by the coding sequence ATGGGAAATAAATCGAAGCAATCTAAAATGAAATGGATCGTCCTAGCAACCGCTGTATTAGCAGTAATTGTATCCGTCATAGTGGTATTTCTGAATCAAGAGGAAGCACCCGCTGTAGAAACAGCACAAGTGGATGTTTCCGGACAGCCCACTTTAGGTGAGGGCAATGCTCCAGTGACAGTAGTGGAATACGGTGACTTTAAGTGCCCATCTTGTAAAGCTTGGGGAGAAATGGTATATCCTCAGCTTGTAGAGGACTATGTGGAAACAGGAAAGGTGAAGTTTTCTTATATTAATGTATTTTTTCACGGAAATGAGTCTGTATTAGGTTCTTTGGCTGCGGAGTCGGTTTATGAGCAGAGCCCAGAAATTTATTGGGAGTTTCATAAAGCTCTTTATGATGCCCAACCAGTAGAAGACCATGATGCCGCATGGATTACGCCAGAAAAATTGATGGAAGTAGCATCAGCATTTCCAGAGATTGACCAGGTTCGTCTAAAGGAAGACATCGAACAAGTGTCACAACAAGAACAGCTCCAAAAGGATGAAGCTCTAGTGGAAGAAGCTGGTGTTTCTCAAACACCTACTATTTCAGTTAACGGCCAACAATTGGAAGACCCCTTTGATTATGATGCGATCAAAGCCTTGATTGATCAAGAATTGGAAGGTGCAGAGTGA
- a CDS encoding cation diffusion facilitator family transporter — MGSDHDHAHGRNKKTLLISFLIITVYMVVEAIGGFLTNSLALIADAGHMLSDSISLGIGFLAFTIGEKAADQAKTYGYKRFEILAAVFNGVTLVLISLYIFYEAYHRFSDPPEVATTGMLIIAIIGLLVNILVAWILTRGGDTKDNLNLRAAFLHVLSDLLGSVGAITAALLIIFFGWAWADPLASVVVAILVLISGWRVTKEAIHVLMEGTPTDVSIDRITDTIEKIPGVNNIHDLHVWSITSGKNALSGHVVIENGLSFEESQLILREIEAAMIKQQITHITIQLESQDHPHIESIHGDLKDLEDSR, encoded by the coding sequence ATGGGAAGTGACCATGACCACGCACATGGACGCAATAAAAAAACCTTATTAATTTCTTTTTTGATTATTACGGTTTATATGGTTGTAGAAGCGATTGGCGGCTTTCTGACAAATAGCCTGGCATTGATCGCGGATGCTGGACATATGTTGAGCGATTCGATTTCCTTAGGAATTGGTTTTTTAGCTTTTACAATTGGGGAAAAGGCAGCGGATCAAGCTAAGACTTATGGTTACAAGAGGTTTGAAATCTTAGCTGCCGTCTTCAATGGAGTAACGTTGGTGTTAATCTCACTTTACATTTTTTACGAGGCCTACCATCGGTTTTCTGATCCGCCAGAAGTCGCTACAACAGGCATGTTGATTATTGCCATTATCGGTCTATTAGTAAATATATTGGTTGCCTGGATTTTGACCAGAGGCGGAGATACTAAGGACAATTTGAATCTCCGAGCCGCCTTCCTACATGTACTGAGTGATTTGTTGGGTTCTGTAGGAGCTATAACAGCCGCATTGCTAATAATCTTTTTCGGCTGGGCATGGGCCGATCCTTTAGCTAGTGTCGTTGTGGCCATACTTGTTTTAATAAGTGGTTGGCGTGTCACAAAGGAAGCTATTCATGTATTGATGGAAGGGACTCCGACAGATGTAAGTATCGATCGCATAACAGATACAATTGAAAAAATCCCAGGAGTAAATAATATACACGATTTGCATGTCTGGAGCATCACTAGCGGAAAAAACGCATTATCGGGCCATGTGGTGATAGAGAATGGCCTTTCTTTCGAAGAAAGCCAACTCATATTAAGAGAAATTGAGGCTGCAATGATAAAACAACAAATTACCCATATAACAATTCAATTGGAATCACAAGACCATCCTCATATAGAGTCTATTCATGGGGATTTGAAGGATTTAGAAGACTCCCGTTAG
- a CDS encoding ArsR/SmtB family transcription factor: MEEIEISKKNDTCQTFCYDEEVIGRVQPKMVGIRGVELIFKALSDATRLKIAYALTLEKELCVCDVANILGTTTATASHHLRYLRNMGLADYEKRGKLVFYSLADDHVHQLVRIACEHAEEDRYK; this comes from the coding sequence ATGGAGGAAATCGAAATTAGTAAAAAGAATGATACATGCCAAACTTTCTGTTATGACGAAGAAGTGATTGGAAGGGTTCAACCTAAGATGGTCGGCATTCGTGGGGTGGAGTTAATCTTCAAAGCACTTTCTGATGCGACCCGACTGAAAATTGCTTATGCTTTGACACTGGAAAAAGAATTATGTGTTTGTGACGTGGCCAATATTCTAGGGACAACCACAGCTACTGCTTCGCACCATCTGCGCTATTTGCGTAATATGGGATTGGCAGATTATGAAAAACGCGGGAAATTGGTTTTTTATTCACTAGCTGATGATCATGTGCACCAGTTAGTCCGCATTGCTTGCGAGCATGCAGAGGAGGACCGATACAAATGA